In Vagococcus hydrophili, one DNA window encodes the following:
- a CDS encoding DUF3290 domain-containing protein, protein MEFYTYEYFVNQSSQSHMWKYVLFIGLLGLLLWVILKEFRSKDKMKYRDLIILVSLAIVFTAGIQINEYEVGKTNQNNSTQMVNFIENISENQNKNPKEISVNSKYVKDEMLIKLDDVYYQINMNADLSSFKLEETYLMNASQVKLVEE, encoded by the coding sequence ATGGAGTTTTATACATATGAGTATTTTGTTAATCAGTCATCACAGAGCCATATGTGGAAATATGTTTTATTTATTGGTTTACTCGGTTTATTACTTTGGGTGATTTTAAAGGAATTTCGTAGCAAAGATAAAATGAAGTATCGAGATTTAATTATTTTAGTTTCTTTGGCCATTGTTTTTACGGCCGGGATCCAAATTAATGAATACGAAGTAGGGAAAACCAATCAAAATAATTCTACTCAGATGGTTAATTTTATTGAAAATATCAGTGAGAATCAAAATAAAAACCCAAAGGAAATTTCGGTTAATTCTAAATATGTGAAAGATGAGATGTTAATCAAGTTAGATGATGTGTATTATCAAATCAATATGAATGCAGATTTGTCTTCTTTTAAATTAGAGGAAACCTACTTAATGAATGCAAGCCAAGTCAAATTAGTGGAGGAGTGA
- a CDS encoding DUF421 domain-containing protein encodes MKEYLEIGIKLAIGLISLIFQMNLLGKSNLAPTSSLDQLQNFVLGGIIGGMIYNSQVSILQFFLVLIVWTFLVTLFKYLKENVSLVKRLIDGQPVILIKNGEVLVESCAKKGISASDLMFKLRSANVYDTRQVKRAIQEQNGQLTIILYGEELVRYPIITNGFVDDDLLDTFDKDREWLNKELEKQGTDLSNVYLGEYINGSLYFSFYDKSKVRKNIKAD; translated from the coding sequence ATGAAAGAGTACTTAGAAATAGGTATAAAATTAGCGATAGGTTTGATTTCATTAATATTTCAAATGAATTTACTAGGAAAAAGCAATTTAGCCCCAACGTCTTCCTTAGATCAATTACAAAATTTTGTCCTTGGGGGAATTATTGGTGGGATGATTTATAATAGCCAAGTCTCCATTTTACAATTTTTCTTAGTCTTGATTGTTTGGACTTTTTTAGTGACATTGTTTAAATATCTAAAGGAAAATGTGAGCCTCGTGAAACGTTTAATCGATGGACAGCCAGTAATTTTAATAAAAAATGGTGAAGTGTTAGTCGAAAGTTGTGCAAAAAAAGGGATTTCAGCCAGTGATTTAATGTTTAAATTACGTTCGGCTAATGTGTATGATACAAGACAAGTGAAACGAGCGATCCAAGAACAAAATGGCCAGTTAACTATTATTCTCTACGGAGAAGAATTAGTGAGATATCCAATTATAACGAATGGCTTTGTAGATGATGATTTGTTAGATACCTTCGATAAAGACCGGGAGTGGCTAAATAAAGAGTTGGAAAAACAAGGGACAGACCTTTCGAATGTGTATTTGGGTGAATACATTAATGGTAGTTTGTATTTTAGTTTTTATGATAAGAGTAAAGTTAGAAAAAACATAAAAGCAGATTGA
- a CDS encoding SDR family oxidoreductase, whose translation MNKVIVITGGTKGIGRALVDWYLKKGFCVATFSSQEKNTQHLQSCYPEHPNLLIETFDIRHQSAAIQFVETVIQKFHQIDTYIFNSGICEDKTFLKMTYEQWKDVIEINLTAHFSITQAIFRQMTLQDGQKNIFFMTSQAGITGSFGQSNYAASKAGLIGLSHTLALEGKAHNIKVNAISPAAVTDMTLPVIEMIEQKCQQTHQPFPKEWQIGSARDIAAGIYELTLLNPAPSGEIYSINGNAIQVYSKNEKKRDSKNYL comes from the coding sequence TTGAATAAAGTAATTGTTATAACAGGAGGTACAAAAGGGATTGGTCGTGCCTTAGTTGATTGGTATTTAAAAAAAGGATTTTGTGTGGCAACTTTTTCTAGCCAAGAAAAAAATACCCAGCATCTACAAAGTTGCTATCCGGAGCACCCGAATCTGCTCATTGAGACTTTTGATATTAGGCATCAATCGGCTGCTATTCAATTTGTAGAAACAGTTATTCAAAAATTCCACCAGATTGATACGTATATTTTTAATAGTGGCATTTGCGAAGATAAGACTTTTCTTAAAATGACTTATGAACAATGGAAAGATGTCATAGAGATTAACCTCACTGCTCATTTTTCTATAACTCAAGCTATTTTTAGACAAATGACACTACAGGACGGGCAAAAAAATATCTTCTTTATGACTTCTCAAGCTGGGATAACAGGATCTTTTGGACAATCCAACTATGCTGCTAGTAAGGCTGGATTAATTGGATTATCACACACATTAGCATTAGAAGGGAAAGCTCATAATATTAAAGTAAATGCTATTTCTCCTGCCGCTGTTACTGACATGACTTTACCTGTTATTGAAATGATTGAACAAAAATGCCAACAAACTCACCAACCTTTTCCTAAAGAGTGGCAGATTGGTTCTGCAAGAGATATCGCAGCTGGAATCTATGAGTTAACCTTGTTAAATCCTGCTCCATCAGGTGAAATTTATTCGATTAACGGGAACGCTATTCAAGTATATTCAAAAAATGAGAAAAAAAGAGATTCCAAAAATTACTTATAA
- a CDS encoding biotin transporter BioY has translation MHNNIYSTRNTQTITKMGLFLAIIIATGFFSIPLPFIGVPIVIQNMSIMLSGGFLGKKYGFITNAIFLFLVFIGFPLLAGGRGGAAVFLSPSFGFFIGYLLCPIVIGFILERNTKKSFVVTFLAYLIGGALFINIMGSFSIAYYSHTSLINGLKSITVFLPLDIVKAIIAAIIHQRLQHLTLNGIKND, from the coding sequence ATGCACAATAATATTTATTCAACTCGAAACACACAGACAATAACTAAAATGGGACTTTTTTTAGCAATAATTATCGCGACTGGTTTTTTCTCCATTCCCTTACCCTTTATTGGTGTCCCTATCGTTATACAAAATATGAGTATTATGCTCTCTGGAGGATTTTTAGGTAAAAAATATGGGTTTATAACTAATGCTATCTTTTTATTCTTAGTCTTTATTGGGTTTCCTTTATTAGCTGGAGGTCGTGGTGGTGCCGCTGTCTTTTTAAGTCCTAGTTTTGGTTTTTTTATTGGCTACTTACTTTGCCCAATAGTTATTGGCTTTATTCTCGAAAGAAATACAAAGAAAAGTTTTGTAGTAACCTTCTTAGCTTACTTAATAGGTGGAGCACTTTTTATCAATATCATGGGTAGTTTCTCGATTGCTTATTATAGTCATACATCTCTAATAAACGGACTTAAATCAATCACTGTTTTTCTGCCTTTAGATATCGTTAAAGCGATTATTGCAGCGATCATTCACCAACGTTTGCAACACCTAACACTAAACGGCATAAAAAATGATTAA
- a CDS encoding AraC family transcriptional regulator — MLESAKSTFSPDILYVADGYFKKGEKAPLHYHDTIEISIVLKGPSHYYINHQHYLVNTGDIIILNPYTLHYEEETEDVSHHMHLGIDNFQFLGYDKNVIPIQTPIIRPQHSNYLKQLVERLLDEKKEARLYQETTIQLLTTDFLILILREIDKQQLPIHPMNQKEKDKTILANSIKHYLETHHSEDISLESLSSSMYISPTYMSKLFKQETGESPINYLIKVRMEKAKELLKQNQYSIKEIANLVGYQDAYHFSKLFKKSTGISPSEYMKGLPLIS; from the coding sequence ATGTTAGAATCTGCTAAATCGACTTTTAGCCCTGATATTCTTTATGTTGCTGATGGCTATTTCAAAAAAGGGGAAAAAGCCCCTCTTCATTATCACGATACTATCGAAATTAGTATTGTTTTAAAGGGACCTAGTCATTATTATATTAATCACCAACATTATTTAGTTAATACAGGGGATATTATTATTTTAAATCCTTATACCTTACACTATGAAGAAGAGACAGAAGATGTCAGTCATCACATGCACTTAGGGATTGATAATTTTCAATTTCTAGGCTATGACAAAAATGTTATTCCTATTCAAACTCCGATTATTCGACCTCAACATTCAAATTACTTGAAACAACTCGTTGAGAGATTATTGGACGAAAAAAAAGAAGCTCGTTTATATCAAGAAACCACGATTCAACTTCTAACAACGGATTTTCTCATTTTAATCTTAAGAGAAATCGACAAACAACAATTACCCATTCATCCAATGAACCAAAAAGAAAAAGATAAAACAATCTTAGCCAACTCAATTAAACACTATCTTGAAACTCATCATTCTGAGGATATTAGTTTAGAAAGTTTATCTAGTTCTATGTATATTAGCCCCACTTATATGTCTAAATTATTCAAACAAGAAACGGGAGAAAGTCCAATTAACTACCTCATTAAAGTCCGAATGGAAAAAGCCAAAGAACTACTTAAACAAAATCAATATAGTATTAAAGAAATTGCTAATTTAGTTGGTTATCAAGACGCGTATCACTTTAGTAAACTCTTCAAAAAATCTACTGGCATCTCACCAAGCGAATATATGAAAGGATTACCATTAATTTCATAA
- a CDS encoding thiolase family protein, protein MESVMIIDSSRLPIGKYGGALSQFLPEQLGGYLLNKMINNINVNLHDIDELIVGNIIGGGGNIARRIGLTSGLPLEIPAFTIDRQCASGLESVITATAKIKSGMAQCIICGGVESSSRAPWLIERPQQLFGKTPKILERAPLSVEPYGDPSMGEACELLAKKYDISRHDQDHYAFNSQLKYQSALTEGRFTEEITPIDHISQDESPRSNTTLDKLNSLPSVFSKNGTLTAGNSCPINDGASFMILASKEFCRLNNIQPIAEIIDGVSCGVEPISFGIGPVSATDKLLNKNNLTISDIHRIELNEAFAAQTLSCIKLGQWPIDKINVSGGALAFGHPFGATGAILVRRLITELHRQNNLELGLVSMCVGGGQGTSLLIRKVSYGN, encoded by the coding sequence ATGGAATCTGTCATGATCATTGATAGCTCACGTTTACCTATTGGAAAATATGGTGGTGCTTTATCACAGTTTCTTCCTGAGCAATTAGGAGGATATTTACTAAATAAGATGATTAATAATATTAACGTTAACCTTCATGATATCGATGAACTTATTGTCGGAAATATTATTGGCGGAGGTGGAAATATCGCTAGAAGAATTGGTCTAACGTCAGGTTTACCCTTGGAAATACCTGCTTTCACGATTGATCGGCAGTGTGCTTCTGGATTAGAGAGTGTCATTACCGCAACAGCAAAAATAAAAAGCGGAATGGCACAATGTATCATCTGTGGAGGTGTTGAAAGTTCCAGTCGAGCACCTTGGTTAATTGAGCGACCTCAACAACTTTTTGGTAAAACTCCTAAAATTTTGGAAAGAGCGCCTTTAAGTGTTGAGCCTTACGGAGATCCTTCAATGGGAGAAGCTTGTGAGTTACTAGCCAAAAAATACGATATCTCTAGACATGATCAAGATCACTATGCTTTTAATAGTCAATTGAAATACCAGAGCGCACTGACTGAAGGGCGATTTACTGAGGAGATAACACCTATCGATCATATCAGCCAAGACGAAAGTCCTCGTTCAAATACAACCCTCGACAAACTAAATTCATTACCCTCTGTATTTAGTAAAAACGGCACCCTTACAGCTGGTAATAGTTGTCCTATCAACGACGGTGCCTCTTTTATGATTTTAGCTAGTAAAGAATTCTGCCGTTTAAATAATATTCAACCTATAGCTGAAATCATTGATGGCGTGTCTTGTGGTGTAGAACCTATCTCTTTTGGTATCGGACCAGTTAGTGCTACTGATAAATTACTTAATAAAAATAATCTAACTATTAGCGACATCCATCGTATTGAATTAAATGAAGCTTTTGCTGCTCAAACCCTCTCTTGTATAAAACTAGGGCAATGGCCCATTGATAAAATTAACGTTTCAGGAGGGGCTTTAGCTTTTGGTCATCCTTTCGGCGCAACTGGGGCAATACTTGTTAGACGATTAATCACTGAACTCCATAGACAAAACAATCTAGAGTTAGGACTTGTCTCAATGTGTGTCGGTGGTGGACAAGGAACGTCGCTTCTTATCAGAAAGGTATCATATGGCAACTAA
- a CDS encoding AMP-binding protein: MINFPDNKIDTAAILFKKQTISYRDLKNSAQYYQQTIDSLTEEFIFIPMFETPETIYKIVACIFSKKVFIPINPLDISDQVSKLSKNFPSSFLWETKDEGKFYKTSHPPLNLSKNTLFIGFTSGSTGEPKGFIRDKKSWQNSFDIFHSVFPTKKYVTCLTPLHYSLGLYVLMQTLSSNQTFLMGIKKLDHPLLTTSVRNNLQIFSVPTVFTHCLTALNKQVDGTFDVILGGEQTNQQHLNLFSKKCPEATLSDFYGTSETSFISYHQGLTRLENSVGTLFPNVKVTIDNPTNGIGEINVFSPMIFQGYLQQGKIEPPQHFFKTGDLGKFKDKLYYYGRKDSRINRKGVKLFPQLLENILRSHHKIKDCFIYGEQDTDFGERVEVQIIFKDTQISLLELNRYLKKFNPSYKIDRLYTVTKLNMHQSGKRKK, translated from the coding sequence ATGATTAATTTTCCAGATAATAAAATAGATACAGCTGCTATTTTATTTAAAAAACAAACTATTTCTTATCGTGACTTAAAAAATAGCGCTCAGTATTACCAACAAACCATCGACTCTTTAACAGAAGAATTCATTTTTATACCCATGTTTGAAACACCTGAAACAATCTATAAAATAGTGGCTTGTATTTTTTCAAAAAAAGTCTTTATCCCAATCAATCCACTAGATATTTCAGATCAGGTGAGCAAACTATCAAAAAATTTCCCCTCATCTTTCTTATGGGAAACAAAAGATGAGGGGAAATTTTATAAAACCTCACACCCACCCTTGAATTTATCAAAAAACACCTTATTTATTGGGTTCACTTCTGGTTCGACTGGTGAGCCGAAAGGTTTTATTAGAGATAAAAAGAGTTGGCAAAATAGTTTTGATATCTTTCATTCCGTTTTTCCAACAAAAAAATATGTCACTTGCTTAACGCCTTTACACTATTCTTTAGGATTGTATGTTCTTATGCAAACTTTATCTTCTAATCAAACTTTTTTGATGGGAATAAAAAAACTTGACCACCCCTTACTAACAACATCAGTTAGAAATAATCTACAAATCTTTTCAGTTCCAACTGTATTTACTCATTGTTTAACAGCACTCAATAAACAGGTAGATGGCACTTTTGACGTTATTTTAGGTGGAGAACAAACGAATCAACAACATTTAAATTTATTTTCAAAAAAATGTCCTGAAGCAACGCTCTCAGATTTCTACGGAACATCTGAGACGAGTTTTATTTCTTATCATCAAGGACTAACTAGATTAGAAAATAGCGTTGGAACTCTTTTCCCCAATGTTAAAGTGACCATTGATAATCCAACTAATGGAATTGGTGAAATCAACGTCTTTAGTCCCATGATCTTTCAAGGATACTTACAACAGGGAAAAATTGAACCACCTCAACATTTCTTCAAAACAGGTGATTTAGGCAAATTCAAAGATAAACTTTATTACTACGGGAGGAAAGATTCTCGTATCAATCGAAAAGGTGTTAAACTTTTTCCACAGCTTTTAGAAAATATCCTCAGAAGCCATCATAAAATTAAAGATTGTTTTATCTATGGAGAACAAGATACTGATTTTGGAGAACGCGTTGAAGTTCAGATAATTTTTAAAGACACTCAAATTTCTTTACTCGAGTTAAATAGATATTTAAAAAAATTTAATCCTAGTTATAAAATAGATCGACTATACACCGTTACAAAACTAAATATGCATCAAAGCGGAAAGCGAAAAAAATAA
- a CDS encoding DHH family phosphoesterase, with the protein MEITQQILEKIKAYQKIMIHRHQSPDPDALGSQGGLAEILRTTFPEKEIYVIGGSVNDLDYLITMDQVEDEMYQGALVISTDTANAPRISGDQYNLGDYLLKIDHHPNDEPYGDLSWINTEASSTSEMIYDFYEAHQEELTMTPEAARLLYAGIVGDTGRFMYPATTSHTLYVASKLREFPFDAAKLNRQIDEITVKIARLSGYVTENIQVDEKGAAMVLLTQEVLDKFDVVDSETPAIISVPGRIKDINAWGIFVAQPNGTYRVRLRSKGPVINTIAKRHHGGGHPLASGANAQDLEEVAEIYKEIQAVVNQSGEKGV; encoded by the coding sequence ATGGAAATAACACAGCAAATTCTAGAAAAAATTAAAGCATATCAAAAAATCATGATTCATCGTCATCAAAGTCCGGATCCAGATGCATTAGGCTCTCAAGGTGGATTGGCAGAAATTTTGAGAACAACTTTCCCGGAAAAAGAAATTTATGTTATCGGTGGTTCAGTCAACGACTTAGACTATCTGATTACAATGGATCAAGTGGAAGATGAGATGTATCAAGGTGCTTTGGTGATTTCAACGGATACAGCAAATGCGCCAAGAATTAGTGGTGATCAGTACAATCTCGGTGATTACTTACTTAAGATTGATCATCATCCAAACGATGAGCCATATGGAGATTTGTCATGGATTAATACGGAAGCAAGTAGTACGAGTGAGATGATTTATGATTTCTATGAAGCCCATCAAGAAGAATTAACGATGACGCCAGAAGCCGCTCGTCTTCTTTATGCGGGGATTGTTGGGGATACTGGTCGTTTCATGTACCCAGCAACAACGAGTCATACACTGTACGTGGCAAGTAAGTTAAGAGAATTTCCTTTTGATGCAGCCAAGTTAAATCGTCAAATTGATGAAATTACCGTGAAAATCGCTCGTTTATCTGGATATGTTACTGAAAATATTCAGGTGGATGAAAAGGGAGCTGCGATGGTCCTTTTAACACAAGAGGTTTTAGATAAATTTGATGTAGTGGATTCAGAAACACCAGCCATCATTTCAGTGCCAGGACGAATTAAAGATATTAATGCTTGGGGAATTTTTGTGGCACAACCAAATGGCACTTACCGTGTCCGTTTACGCTCTAAAGGACCTGTGATTAATACAATCGCTAAGCGTCATCACGGTGGCGGTCACCCATTAGCAAGTGGTGCCAATGCTCAAGATTTAGAAGAAGTCGCAGAAATTTATAAAGAAATACAAGCAGTAGTAAATCAGAGTGGTGAAAAAGGCGTTTAG
- a CDS encoding DRTGG domain-containing protein — MSVTKHDQILEYIETLPVGEKISVRGIAKELSVSEGTAYRAIKEAETVGLVSTIQRVGTIRIERKIKENFEKLTFGEVSKIIEGDILAGRKGLDKILKKFIIGAMTEENMLRYITSGSLMIVGDRKGVQRLALENGAAVLLTGGFDVSEDILSLADEMEMPIIRTTYDTFTVATTINRAISDQMIKKDIMTVEDIQTPFERTVYLNVKDTIEEYHRLSETSGFTRFPVVNKSNRLVGIITSKDVVNKQATQPIEKIMTKDPRRAKNHMSVASIGHQMIWDGLEIIPVVEDDLTLTGIVSRRDVMKAMQLAQRQPQVSNTLSDQITDEVIEKESKDNGLIPDFSFVVTPQMVNNMGTLSFGVLNQIISTVAQRTMMVTYHHNSVIEQMSLYYFKLIQIDSEIELKPRIIEVGRRSAKMDVEVYIDNVIVAKAMIVCQLMEQT, encoded by the coding sequence GTGAGTGTAACCAAACATGATCAAATTCTTGAATACATAGAGACCTTACCAGTGGGGGAGAAGATTTCTGTACGTGGGATAGCTAAAGAGTTATCTGTAAGTGAAGGAACTGCCTACCGAGCAATTAAAGAAGCCGAGACAGTTGGTTTAGTTTCAACCATTCAACGAGTGGGTACGATAAGAATTGAAAGAAAAATTAAAGAAAATTTTGAAAAACTAACCTTTGGTGAAGTATCTAAAATTATTGAAGGAGATATTTTAGCGGGGCGCAAAGGCTTAGATAAAATATTGAAAAAATTTATCATTGGTGCGATGACAGAAGAAAATATGTTGCGCTATATTACGTCAGGTTCTCTGATGATTGTGGGCGACCGTAAAGGTGTTCAGCGTTTAGCACTTGAAAACGGGGCAGCGGTCCTTTTAACTGGGGGATTTGATGTATCAGAGGATATTCTATCTTTAGCAGACGAGATGGAGATGCCGATTATTCGAACAACGTATGATACTTTTACCGTAGCGACAACGATTAACCGAGCAATCAGTGATCAAATGATTAAAAAAGATATTATGACCGTAGAAGATATTCAGACGCCTTTTGAGAGAACGGTGTATTTAAATGTGAAGGATACGATTGAAGAGTATCATCGACTATCTGAAACAAGTGGCTTTACTCGTTTTCCAGTGGTGAATAAATCTAACCGGTTAGTCGGGATTATTACATCAAAAGATGTGGTCAATAAACAAGCGACCCAACCGATTGAAAAAATCATGACCAAAGACCCAAGACGAGCTAAAAATCATATGAGTGTAGCAAGTATTGGGCATCAAATGATTTGGGATGGGTTAGAGATTATTCCAGTAGTCGAAGATGATTTAACATTAACAGGAATTGTTTCAAGACGAGATGTTATGAAAGCTATGCAGTTAGCTCAAAGACAACCACAAGTTTCGAATACATTATCTGATCAAATTACAGATGAAGTAATTGAAAAAGAAAGTAAGGACAATGGTTTGATTCCTGATTTTTCATTTGTTGTGACACCACAAATGGTGAATAATATGGGAACCCTATCCTTTGGTGTGTTAAATCAAATTATTTCAACTGTGGCTCAAAGAACTATGATGGTAACTTATCATCATAATTCGGTGATTGAACAAATGAGCTTGTATTATTTTAAATTGATTCAGATTGATAGCGAGATTGAACTTAAGCCACGAATTATTGAAGTGGGGCGACGCTCAGCTAAAATGGATGTGGAAGTTTATATTGATAATGTGATTGTGGCAAAAGCAATGATTGTCTGTCAATTAATGGAACAGACATAA
- a CDS encoding SemiSWEET family transporter has product MNQEKFIKYLSWVATAMSIMMYVSYIPQIIDNLNGAKGNPIQPLVAALNCSLWVLYGLGKKPRDFPIAIANLPGIIFGLIAFLTAL; this is encoded by the coding sequence ATGAATCAAGAGAAGTTTATTAAATACTTAAGTTGGGTGGCAACTGCCATGTCGATTATGATGTATGTCTCTTATATCCCTCAAATTATAGATAACTTAAACGGCGCCAAAGGAAATCCTATTCAGCCACTTGTTGCAGCACTTAATTGCTCTTTGTGGGTTCTTTACGGACTAGGGAAAAAACCACGTGATTTCCCGATTGCTATTGCTAATTTACCAGGGATCATTTTTGGTTTAATTGCTTTTTTAACTGCTTTATAA
- a CDS encoding ABC transporter ATP-binding protein yields the protein MDHLKWISGYIKPYLKTEIIASIILIISSGLQVINPIVIGLIVNNIVSGKGDENLVLYLSILIGVTVLKIITRYAYQNMFEQVGQNVLFDLRNDMYRKIHVLDFDYFNHTRVGDILAHMTGDIDAVRHFVSWLASTIVENVLWFVLAIIVMFKIDPMLALAMMLITPFIYILQSKLSKGIYPKFYEIRESFSRLNSMVEENIGGNRVVKAFAREEYEIEKFNKVNDDYMEKNMASAQVLSTYLPWLEFFSGVLSVITLVLGGFLAINSTLSIGALVTFTNYLWMLNNPLRNSGWIISDTQRFFASSVKIRALLDEPVQIKSKGDQEKNQFTGEVIFDSVNFSFPDNSTIPILKDVNFKIEPGQVVGILGKTGSGKTTLVHLIGRFYEATSGSIQIGGKDINEWSLKQLRENISLVMQDAFLFSDSIEENLSFGVDQIDMGYMERMSSIADAHQFIERLPEGYQTIVGERGVGLSGGQKQRISLARSLMTKPAILILDDTTSAVDMTTETKIQEGLKEAIDGTTTFIIAHRISSVKEADIILVLDEGEIVERGNHETLMADEHCIYHTLYEKQLGLK from the coding sequence ATGGATCATTTAAAATGGATATCTGGCTACATTAAGCCCTATCTAAAAACAGAAATTATCGCAAGTATTATTTTAATTATCAGCTCAGGACTTCAAGTCATTAATCCAATTGTCATTGGTTTGATTGTTAACAATATTGTTTCGGGTAAGGGAGATGAAAATTTAGTTTTGTACTTAAGTATTTTAATTGGTGTAACCGTTTTAAAAATTATTACACGTTACGCTTATCAAAATATGTTTGAGCAAGTTGGGCAAAATGTGTTGTTTGACTTAAGGAATGATATGTACCGAAAGATACATGTTTTAGATTTTGATTATTTTAATCATACACGTGTGGGGGATATTTTAGCTCATATGACAGGAGATATTGATGCGGTGCGCCATTTTGTGTCGTGGCTAGCTTCGACGATTGTGGAAAATGTGTTGTGGTTTGTTTTAGCGATTATTGTCATGTTTAAGATTGATCCAATGTTAGCACTAGCGATGATGCTCATCACACCATTTATTTATATTCTTCAGAGCAAATTGTCAAAAGGGATTTATCCAAAATTTTATGAAATTCGGGAATCTTTCTCACGTTTAAATTCGATGGTGGAAGAAAATATAGGTGGAAATCGAGTAGTTAAAGCATTTGCCAGAGAAGAGTATGAGATTGAAAAATTTAACAAAGTAAATGATGATTACATGGAGAAAAATATGGCGTCCGCACAAGTTTTAAGCACGTATTTACCATGGTTAGAATTTTTTTCAGGTGTGTTATCTGTTATTACTTTAGTTTTAGGTGGTTTTTTAGCGATTAATTCTACCTTATCCATTGGAGCACTCGTGACATTTACCAACTACTTGTGGATGTTAAATAATCCACTTAGAAATAGTGGATGGATTATTAGTGATACACAGCGATTCTTTGCAAGTTCCGTTAAAATTCGTGCTCTGTTAGATGAGCCAGTTCAGATAAAATCAAAAGGAGACCAAGAAAAAAATCAGTTTACAGGGGAAGTTATTTTTGATTCAGTTAATTTTTCATTTCCGGATAATAGTACAATACCTATTCTAAAAGATGTTAATTTTAAGATTGAACCAGGACAAGTTGTGGGGATTTTAGGTAAAACAGGTTCAGGAAAAACAACCTTAGTTCATTTGATTGGACGTTTCTATGAAGCAACATCAGGATCCATTCAAATTGGTGGAAAAGATATTAATGAGTGGTCATTAAAACAACTTCGGGAAAATATTTCCCTTGTGATGCAAGACGCGTTTTTATTCTCAGATTCAATTGAAGAAAATTTGTCATTTGGTGTGGATCAAATAGATATGGGGTATATGGAACGAATGTCTAGTATTGCGGATGCCCACCAGTTTATTGAAAGACTTCCTGAAGGATATCAAACCATTGTTGGTGAAAGAGGAGTCGGGTTGTCTGGCGGTCAAAAACAACGGATATCACTTGCTAGATCGCTTATGACTAAGCCAGCTATTTTGATTTTAGATGACACGACCTCAGCTGTGGATATGACCACAGAAACTAAAATTCAAGAAGGACTAAAAGAAGCGATTGATGGAACAACAACTTTTATCATTGCGCACCGAATTAGCTCTGTAAAAGAAGCCGATATTATTTTGGTTTTAGATGAGGGTGAGATTGTGGAAAGAGGCAATCATGAAACGTTAATGGCAGATGAACATTGTATTTATCACACACTGTACGAAAAACAATTAGGACTGAAGTAG